From a region of the Nocardioides ginsengisegetis genome:
- the guaA gene encoding glutamine-hydrolyzing GMP synthase: MTDLPDHDLVLVVDFGAQYAQLIARRVREARVYSEIVPHTMPVEEMLARRPKAIILSGGPSSVYAEGAPSIDPSIFTSGTPVFGMCYGFQLMARGLGGEVSHTGAREYGRTPVAVSEPGTLLADIPAEHTVWMSHGDSVSAAPEGFTVLASTTVTPVAAFENVAAGLAGVQWHPEVMHTQHGQQVLEHFLHRIAGCRQTWTMVNIVEEQIERIREQIGTEGRAICGLSGGVDSAVAAAVVQRAIGDRLDCVFVDHGLLRKGEAEQVERDFVAATGVKLHVVECSDRFLTALAGVTDPEEKRKVIGREFIRVFEAAEAEVLGAAAQEGEKVAFLVQGTLYPDVVESGGGAGTSNIKSHHNVGGLPEDLEFELVEPLRTLFKDEVRLVGEQLGLPAEIVHRQPFPGPGLGIRIIGEVTRDRLDILREADAIAREELTRAGLDRDIWQMPVVLLADVRSVGVQGDGRTYGHPVVLRPVTSEDAMTADWARLPYEVMERISTRITNEVAEINRVTVDVTSKPPGTIEWE, translated from the coding sequence ATGACGGACCTCCCCGACCATGACCTCGTCCTCGTGGTGGACTTCGGGGCGCAGTACGCCCAGCTGATCGCCCGCCGCGTCCGCGAGGCCCGCGTCTACTCCGAGATCGTGCCGCACACGATGCCCGTCGAGGAGATGCTGGCCCGCCGCCCGAAGGCGATCATCCTGTCGGGCGGACCCTCGAGCGTGTACGCCGAGGGCGCCCCGTCGATCGACCCCTCGATCTTCACGAGCGGCACCCCGGTGTTCGGCATGTGCTACGGCTTCCAGCTGATGGCCCGCGGCCTGGGCGGCGAGGTCTCCCACACCGGCGCGCGCGAGTACGGCCGCACCCCGGTCGCCGTCTCCGAGCCCGGCACGCTCCTGGCCGACATCCCCGCCGAGCACACCGTGTGGATGTCCCACGGCGACTCGGTCAGCGCGGCCCCCGAGGGCTTCACGGTCCTGGCCTCGACCACGGTCACCCCGGTGGCGGCGTTCGAGAACGTCGCGGCCGGACTGGCCGGCGTGCAGTGGCACCCCGAGGTCATGCACACCCAGCACGGCCAGCAGGTCCTCGAGCACTTCCTGCACCGGATCGCCGGCTGCCGCCAGACCTGGACGATGGTCAACATCGTCGAGGAGCAGATCGAGCGGATCCGCGAGCAGATCGGCACCGAGGGCCGGGCCATCTGCGGACTGTCCGGCGGCGTCGACTCCGCGGTCGCCGCGGCGGTCGTCCAGCGCGCGATCGGCGACCGGCTCGACTGCGTCTTCGTCGACCACGGCCTGCTCCGCAAGGGCGAGGCCGAGCAGGTCGAGCGCGACTTCGTCGCCGCGACCGGTGTGAAGCTCCACGTCGTGGAGTGCTCCGACCGCTTCCTCACGGCGCTGGCCGGCGTGACCGACCCGGAGGAGAAGCGGAAGGTCATCGGCCGCGAGTTCATCCGCGTCTTCGAGGCCGCCGAGGCCGAGGTGCTGGGCGCCGCGGCGCAGGAGGGCGAGAAGGTCGCGTTCCTCGTGCAGGGCACCCTCTACCCCGACGTGGTCGAGTCGGGCGGCGGCGCCGGCACCTCCAACATCAAGTCCCACCACAACGTCGGCGGCCTGCCCGAGGACCTCGAGTTCGAGCTCGTCGAGCCGCTGCGCACGCTCTTCAAGGACGAGGTCCGTCTCGTCGGGGAGCAGCTCGGCCTGCCCGCCGAGATCGTGCACCGCCAGCCGTTCCCCGGCCCCGGCCTGGGCATCCGGATCATCGGCGAGGTCACCCGCGACCGGCTCGACATCCTGCGCGAGGCCGACGCGATCGCCCGCGAGGAGCTCACGCGTGCCGGCCTGGACCGCGACATCTGGCAGATGCCGGTGGTGCTGCTGGCCGACGTACGCTCCGTCGGCGTGCAGGGTGACGGCCGCACCTACGGCCACCCGGTCGTGCTGCGGCCCGTCACCTCCGAGGACGCCATGACCGCCGACTGGGCCCGCCTGCCCTACGAGGTGATGGAGCGGATCTCCACGCGGATCACCAACGAGGTCGCCGAGATCAACCGCGTCACTGTCGACGTCACCTCCAAGCCGCCGGGCACCATCGAGTGGGAGTGA
- a CDS encoding DUF4082 domain-containing protein translates to MLMTRTRRQGTTPRRTRRRAATWLAVLAGALVTAFLTVIPAQVAVAAPCDAPVVSPVACENTKTGNPQSEWGITGAGSGSIQGFATQMSVNVGETEGFKIDTPATSYRLDIYRMGYYGGMGARLVATVNPTTIVTNQPNCLNDTTTGLIDCGNWTQNASWTVPATAVSGIYFAKLNRTDGTAGASHVFFVVRNDNSSSKILVQTSDTTWQAYNQYGGNSLYVGSPAGRAYKVSYNRPFTTRDTSPEDFVFNSEYPMVRWLESNGYDVSYTSGVDTATRGAELLEHKVFMSVGHDEYWSGQQRANVEAARAAGVNLAFFSGNEIFWKTRWEPSIAGPSTPNRTLVTYKETHANAPIDPQDPTTWTGTWRDPRFSPPADGGRPENALSGTIFTANCCAINMVVGSADGKMRFWRNTRVATLGTNATTTIGSSVIGYEWDEDADNGSRPAGLFRVSQTTGSAQVLQDYGSNYSNGTATHAMTMYKAPSGALVFGAGTIQWPWALDANHDRGSAAADTAARQATVNLLADMGVQPTTLQSGLVAATASSDTTAPTSTITGPANNTNVPVGAQITVTGTAADTGGGRVGGIEVSSDNGATWHRATGRESWTYSFTPPSAGTLNIRSRAVDDSGNIEAPKAGITVTVGSSGGPVSCPCSIWPSTATPAGTDPDTSSVELGVKFRASQDGFITGIRYYKASASTGTHVGTLWSGTGTKLATVTFTGETASGWQQATFSSPVPVTANTTYVASYFTPSRYVVSGAYFASSPVINGPLTALRDGSDGGNGLYRYGSTAGQFPTSTYNSENYWVDVVFQPGTDTTKPTLTGRTPAAGATNVSVGATPTATFSEDVTQASIAFTLKNPAGTTIAATTAYDAATRTSTLTPSAALAPSTTYTATVSGASDAAGNVMDPATWTFTTAAADTTKPTLTGRTPAPGAANVLVTTAATAVFSEPVTAGSITFTLKNPAGVAVAATTSYNAGTQTATLTPSASLATSTTYTAAVSGATDPSGNVMDPVSWTFTTAPPSSNNCPCTIWPSTATPAGTDPDTSSVELGVKFRAAQDGFITGIRYYKASVSTGTHVGTLWTGTGTKLATVTFTGETASGWQQATFASPVPVTANTTYVASYFTPSRYVVSGAYFASSPVINGPLTALRDGSDGGNGLYRYGSTAGQFPTSTYNSENYWVDVVFQPGTDTTKPTLTGRTPAAGATNVSVGATPTATFSEDVTQASIAFTLKNPAGTTIAATTAYDAATRTSTLTPSAALAASTTYTATVSGASDAAGNVMDPATWTFTTAAADTTKPTLTGRTPAPGAANVLVTTAATAVFSEPVTAGSITFTLKNPAGVAVAATTSYNAGTQTATLTPSASLATSTTYTAAVSGATDPSGNVMDPVSWTFTTAPPSSNNCPCTIWPSTATPAGTDPDTSSVELGVKFRAAQDGFITGIRYYKASASTGTHVGTLWTGTGTKLATVTFTGETASGWQQATFASPVPVTANTTYVASYFTPSRYVVSGAYFATSATTRGPLTALRDGTDGGNGLYRYGSTAGSFPNNTYNSENYWVDVVYQDSATDTTPPSLVAQTPTPAATGVPTNTQVTATYNEPVKVGSATVALRNPAGTLIPGTTTYDTSGTRVVFEPGTALQASTTYSVQVTGVSDAANNVAPTASWSFQTAAPAPPAPDQGPGGPIAVVTSSTAPISTYLAEIMRGEGLNEFSTMGAAALTAANLAAFRVVVLGDVPVTDAQVTALSDWVTAGGDLILMRPDPRFLSLAGLTAQTGSVSDGYLAVDASTAPGAGITTDTMQFHGTANRYALSGATTVATLYTTATASTGLPAVTWRTVGTSGGQVATFAFDLAKSIVQTRQGNPAWAGQERDGTSPVRSDDQYFGGTSTDWVNLSKVQIPQADEQQRLLANLITVMSRDKLPMPRFWYFPDTTKAVVVATGDDHGNGGTKGRFDAYLAASPPGCSVAAWTCPRFTSYIYPSTPFTSADASAYTAQGFEVALHPQNQCNDYGTLTDLQGTYSADLAAWRAKYTGIASPTTSRYHCIVWSDWSSQPKAELANGIRLDTNYYYWPGTWVQDRPGFMTGSGIPQRLTDTDGSLIDVYQAHTFMTDESQQSYPATPNALLDRALGPLGYYGAFTANVHTDYSTTYEDSQLLASAQAHGVPVITARQLLTWTDGRNGSSFGNLAWSGGNLTFTIAVGTGASRLTAMLPTTGPGGLQIATLSRGGTSVAFTKMTVKGQEYAVFPASAGSWTATYTTTGSLTAGPARVTATRETGATVAWSTTRAATSTVLVGAGAGSLSPVERADRTTQHRVVLSGLRPGATYRYRVVSRLPNGTTRAWPAYGRPAATFRTRAVDTLAPTISRLRTISLPDGTARVSWQTSEPSDSLVSFGQTALPLLGAETRRDGELVRRHTVVLTGLDPSAAYWLSAESADAAGNSASTSVVALDTGKAGVALQSSQFLTGTLSGDLRLGDGGFGALTLPGGGRGTFESTTQDSRLKGDWRQALVEDSGATGARTVVAVRTGSSPEPNGSWTGWRTVATDGSTFRSPGRYLQFRVTMVAPTGTAYSVTAVGFTHDGTPPEVVGEGD, encoded by the coding sequence ATGCTCATGACCCGGACGCGCAGGCAAGGGACCACCCCACGACGCACCCGCCGACGGGCCGCGACCTGGCTGGCCGTCCTCGCCGGCGCCCTGGTCACGGCGTTCCTCACCGTGATCCCCGCGCAGGTCGCGGTCGCGGCGCCCTGCGACGCGCCGGTCGTCAGCCCCGTGGCGTGCGAGAACACCAAGACCGGCAACCCGCAGAGCGAGTGGGGCATCACCGGAGCGGGCAGCGGCTCGATCCAGGGCTTTGCCACCCAGATGAGCGTCAACGTGGGCGAGACCGAGGGCTTCAAGATCGACACCCCGGCGACGTCGTACCGCCTCGACATCTACCGGATGGGCTACTACGGCGGCATGGGCGCCCGGCTGGTCGCGACGGTCAACCCGACCACGATCGTGACCAACCAGCCCAACTGCCTCAACGACACCACGACCGGCCTGATCGACTGCGGCAACTGGACCCAGAACGCGTCGTGGACCGTGCCGGCCACCGCGGTCTCGGGCATCTACTTCGCCAAGCTGAACCGCACCGACGGGACGGCCGGGGCGAGCCACGTCTTCTTCGTGGTGCGCAACGACAACTCGAGCTCCAAGATCCTCGTGCAGACCTCCGACACGACCTGGCAGGCCTACAACCAGTACGGCGGCAACAGCCTGTACGTCGGCTCCCCCGCCGGGCGCGCCTACAAGGTCAGCTACAACCGGCCGTTCACGACCCGCGACACGAGCCCCGAGGACTTCGTCTTCAACTCGGAGTACCCGATGGTGCGCTGGCTGGAGTCCAACGGGTACGACGTCAGCTACACCTCCGGGGTCGACACCGCCACCCGCGGGGCCGAGCTCCTCGAGCACAAGGTCTTCATGTCCGTCGGGCACGACGAGTACTGGTCCGGCCAGCAGCGCGCCAACGTCGAGGCGGCCCGCGCCGCCGGGGTGAACCTCGCGTTCTTCAGCGGCAACGAGATCTTCTGGAAGACCCGCTGGGAGCCCAGCATCGCGGGGCCGAGCACGCCGAACCGGACGCTGGTGACCTACAAGGAGACACACGCCAACGCGCCCATCGACCCGCAGGACCCGACCACGTGGACGGGCACCTGGCGCGATCCACGCTTCAGCCCGCCCGCTGACGGCGGGCGGCCGGAGAACGCCCTGAGCGGGACGATCTTCACGGCCAACTGCTGCGCGATCAACATGGTCGTCGGGTCGGCCGACGGCAAGATGCGCTTCTGGCGCAACACGCGCGTGGCAACGCTGGGCACCAACGCGACCACGACGATCGGGTCCAGCGTGATCGGCTACGAGTGGGACGAGGACGCCGACAACGGGTCTCGCCCCGCGGGTCTGTTCCGCGTCTCCCAGACGACCGGCAGCGCCCAGGTGCTGCAGGACTACGGAAGCAACTACAGCAACGGCACCGCCACCCACGCGATGACGATGTACAAGGCGCCGAGCGGCGCCCTCGTCTTCGGTGCCGGCACCATCCAGTGGCCCTGGGCCCTGGACGCCAACCACGACCGCGGCTCCGCGGCCGCCGACACCGCGGCCCGCCAGGCGACGGTCAACCTGCTGGCCGACATGGGCGTCCAGCCCACCACCCTGCAGAGCGGCCTGGTCGCCGCGACGGCCTCGTCCGACACGACAGCGCCAACCTCGACGATCACCGGACCGGCCAACAACACCAACGTGCCGGTGGGCGCCCAGATCACCGTGACCGGCACCGCGGCTGACACGGGCGGCGGCCGCGTGGGCGGCATCGAGGTCTCCAGCGACAACGGGGCGACGTGGCACCGCGCCACGGGCCGGGAATCGTGGACCTACTCGTTCACACCGCCGTCGGCAGGCACACTCAACATCCGCAGCCGAGCCGTGGACGACAGCGGCAACATCGAGGCCCCCAAGGCCGGAATCACCGTGACGGTCGGGTCCAGCGGCGGCCCGGTCAGTTGCCCCTGCTCGATCTGGCCCAGCACCGCGACCCCGGCGGGCACCGACCCCGACACCAGCTCGGTCGAGCTCGGAGTGAAGTTCCGCGCCTCCCAGGACGGCTTCATCACCGGGATCCGCTACTACAAGGCCTCGGCATCCACCGGCACGCACGTCGGCACCCTCTGGAGCGGCACGGGCACCAAGCTCGCCACCGTCACGTTCACCGGGGAGACGGCCAGCGGCTGGCAGCAGGCGACGTTCTCCTCCCCCGTCCCGGTCACGGCCAACACCACCTACGTCGCGTCCTACTTCACCCCCTCGCGGTACGTCGTCAGCGGGGCCTACTTCGCCAGCTCACCGGTCATCAACGGGCCCCTGACCGCGCTCCGCGACGGCTCCGACGGCGGCAACGGGCTCTATCGCTACGGCAGCACCGCCGGCCAGTTCCCCACGAGCACCTACAACAGCGAGAACTACTGGGTCGACGTCGTCTTCCAGCCGGGCACCGACACCACCAAGCCCACGCTGACCGGCCGGACCCCTGCCGCCGGCGCGACCAACGTCTCGGTCGGTGCCACGCCGACGGCCACGTTCAGTGAGGACGTCACGCAGGCGTCGATCGCCTTCACGCTCAAGAACCCTGCGGGCACCACGATCGCCGCGACGACGGCCTACGACGCGGCGACCCGCACGTCGACGCTCACGCCGAGCGCCGCCCTGGCACCGTCCACCACGTACACCGCCACCGTGAGCGGTGCGAGCGACGCCGCGGGCAACGTGATGGACCCGGCCACCTGGACGTTCACCACGGCGGCCGCCGACACCACCAAACCCACCCTCACGGGCCGTACGCCGGCTCCCGGCGCCGCCAACGTGCTGGTGACGACGGCGGCGACGGCGGTCTTCAGCGAACCGGTCACGGCCGGGTCGATCACCTTCACGCTCAAGAACCCGGCCGGCGTCGCCGTCGCGGCCACGACCTCCTACAACGCCGGCACCCAGACCGCGACGCTCACGCCGAGCGCCTCGCTGGCGACGAGCACGACCTACACCGCCGCGGTCAGCGGCGCGACCGACCCGTCGGGCAACGTGATGGACCCGGTGAGCTGGACCTTCACGACGGCGCCGCCGAGCAGCAACAACTGCCCCTGCACGATCTGGCCCAGCACCGCGACCCCGGCGGGCACCGACCCCGACACCAGCTCCGTCGAGCTCGGAGTGAAGTTCCGCGCCGCCCAGGACGGCTTCATCACGGGCATCCGCTACTACAAGGCCTCGGTATCGACCGGCACCCACGTCGGCACCCTCTGGACCGGCACGGGCACCAAGCTCGCCACCGTCACGTTCACCGGGGAGACGGCCAGCGGCTGGCAGCAGGCAACGTTCGCGAGCCCTGTCCCGGTGACAGCGAACACCACCTACGTCGCGTCCTACTTCACCCCCTCGCGGTACGTCGTCAGCGGGGCCTACTTCGCCAGCTCACCGGTCATCAACGGGCCCCTGACCGCGCTCCGCGACGGCTCCGACGGCGGCAACGGGCTCTATCGCTACGGCAGCACCGCCGGCCAGTTCCCCACGAGCACCTACAACAGCGAGAACTACTGGGTCGACGTCGTCTTCCAGCCGGGCACCGACACCACCAAGCCCACGCTGACCGGCCGGACCCCTGCCGCCGGCGCGACCAACGTCTCGGTCGGTGCCACGCCGACGGCCACGTTCAGTGAGGACGTCACGCAGGCGTCGATCGCCTTCACGCTCAAGAACCCTGCGGGCACCACGATCGCCGCGACGACGGCCTACGACGCGGCGACCCGCACGTCGACGCTCACGCCCAGCGCCGCCCTGGCGGCGTCCACCACCTACACCGCCACCGTGAGCGGAGCGAGCGACGCCGCGGGCAACGTGATGGACCCGGCCACCTGGACGTTCACCACGGCGGCCGCCGACACCACGAAACCCACCCTCACGGGCCGCACGCCGGCTCCCGGCGCCGCCAACGTGCTGGTGACGACGGCGGCGACGGCGGTCTTCAGCGAACCGGTCACGGCCGGGTCGATCACCTTCACGCTCAAGAACCCGGCCGGCGTCGCCGTCGCGGCCACGACCTCCTACAACGCCGGCACCCAGACCGCGACGCTCACGCCGAGCGCCTCGCTGGCGACGAGCACGACCTACACCGCCGCGGTCAGCGGCGCGACCGACCCGTCGGGCAACGTGATGGACCCGGTGAGCTGGACCTTCACGACGGCGCCGCCGAGCAGCAACAACTGCCCCTGCACGATCTGGCCCAGCACCGCGACCCCGGCGGGCACCGACCCCGACACCAGCTCCGTCGAGCTCGGAGTGAAGTTCCGCGCCGCCCAGGACGGCTTCATCACGGGCATCCGCTACTACAAGGCCTCGGCATCGACCGGCACCCACGTCGGCACCCTCTGGACCGGCACGGGCACCAAGCTCGCCACCGTCACGTTCACCGGGGAGACGGCCAGCGGCTGGCAGCAGGCAACGTTCGCGAGCCCTGTCCCGGTGACAGCGAACACCACCTACGTCGCGTCCTACTTCACCCCCTCGCGGTACGTCGTCAGCGGGGCCTACTTCGCGACCTCGGCCACGACGCGTGGCCCCCTCACAGCGTTGCGGGACGGGACGGACGGCGGCAACGGGCTCTACCGCTACGGCAGCACCGCCGGGTCGTTCCCCAACAACACCTACAACAGCGAGAACTACTGGGTCGACGTCGTCTACCAGGACAGCGCGACGGACACGACCCCGCCGAGCCTGGTGGCCCAGACCCCGACCCCGGCCGCAACAGGCGTGCCCACCAACACGCAGGTGACCGCGACCTACAACGAGCCGGTCAAGGTCGGCAGCGCCACCGTCGCGCTGCGCAACCCGGCCGGAACGCTCATCCCGGGCACCACGACGTACGACACCAGCGGGACCCGGGTGGTCTTCGAGCCGGGGACCGCCCTGCAGGCCTCGACGACGTACTCCGTGCAGGTCACCGGCGTCTCGGATGCCGCCAACAACGTGGCGCCGACGGCGAGCTGGTCGTTCCAGACGGCCGCACCCGCCCCACCGGCGCCCGACCAGGGCCCGGGTGGCCCGATCGCCGTGGTCACGAGCAGCACGGCGCCGATCTCGACCTACCTCGCCGAGATCATGCGCGGGGAGGGTCTCAACGAGTTCTCGACCATGGGCGCGGCCGCGCTCACCGCCGCCAACCTGGCCGCGTTCCGGGTGGTGGTCCTCGGCGACGTGCCCGTCACCGATGCGCAGGTCACCGCCCTGAGCGACTGGGTGACGGCCGGCGGCGACCTGATCCTGATGCGCCCGGACCCCCGGTTCCTGTCTCTCGCCGGACTGACCGCGCAGACCGGCAGCGTCTCTGACGGCTACCTCGCCGTCGACGCCAGCACCGCGCCCGGCGCCGGGATCACGACCGACACCATGCAGTTCCACGGGACCGCCAACCGCTACGCGCTCTCGGGAGCCACCACCGTCGCGACCCTCTACACGACGGCCACCGCGTCGACCGGGCTGCCGGCCGTCACCTGGCGCACCGTCGGCACCAGCGGGGGCCAGGTCGCCACCTTCGCCTTCGACCTGGCCAAGTCGATCGTGCAGACCCGTCAGGGCAACCCTGCCTGGGCGGGGCAGGAGCGGGACGGAACGTCGCCGGTGCGATCCGACGACCAGTACTTCGGCGGTACGAGCACCGACTGGGTCAACCTGTCCAAGGTGCAGATCCCCCAGGCGGACGAGCAGCAGCGGCTGCTGGCCAACCTGATCACGGTGATGAGCCGCGACAAGCTGCCGATGCCGCGCTTCTGGTACTTCCCCGACACGACCAAGGCCGTCGTCGTGGCCACCGGCGACGACCACGGGAACGGCGGCACGAAGGGTCGCTTCGACGCCTACCTGGCGGCCAGCCCGCCCGGCTGCTCGGTGGCGGCCTGGACCTGCCCGCGGTTCACGTCCTACATCTACCCGTCCACCCCGTTCACCAGCGCCGACGCATCGGCGTACACCGCCCAGGGCTTCGAGGTCGCCCTGCACCCGCAGAACCAGTGCAACGACTACGGGACCCTGACCGACCTGCAGGGCACCTACAGCGCAGACCTCGCCGCCTGGCGTGCGAAGTACACGGGCATCGCCTCGCCGACCACGAGTCGCTACCACTGCATCGTGTGGAGCGACTGGTCCTCGCAGCCCAAGGCGGAGCTCGCCAACGGCATCCGGCTGGACACGAACTACTACTACTGGCCCGGCACGTGGGTGCAGGACCGGCCGGGCTTCATGACCGGCTCCGGCATCCCGCAGCGCCTCACCGACACCGACGGGTCGCTCATCGACGTCTACCAGGCACACACCTTCATGACCGACGAGTCGCAGCAGAGCTACCCGGCCACACCCAACGCCCTGCTCGACCGGGCGCTCGGCCCGCTCGGCTACTACGGCGCATTCACGGCCAACGTGCACACGGACTACTCCACGACCTACGAGGACAGCCAGCTGCTCGCCTCCGCCCAGGCCCACGGCGTGCCGGTCATCACGGCGCGCCAGCTGCTCACCTGGACCGACGGTCGCAACGGCTCGTCGTTCGGCAACCTCGCCTGGTCCGGCGGCAACCTGACCTTCACCATCGCCGTCGGGACCGGGGCTTCCCGGTTGACCGCGATGCTGCCGACGACCGGACCCGGTGGCCTCCAGATCGCCACCCTGTCGCGCGGCGGCACGTCCGTCGCCTTCACGAAGATGACGGTCAAGGGTCAGGAGTACGCCGTGTTCCCGGCCTCCGCGGGCTCGTGGACGGCGACCTACACGACGACCGGCTCCCTGACGGCGGGCCCCGCCCGGGTCACCGCCACGCGCGAGACCGGGGCGACCGTTGCCTGGTCGACAACTCGGGCCGCGACCTCCACCGTGCTGGTCGGCGCGGGCGCCGGCTCGCTCTCACCGGTGGAGCGGGCCGACCGCACCACCCAGCACCGGGTCGTCCTCTCCGGGCTGCGACCCGGGGCCACCTACCGCTACCGCGTGGTCTCGCGGCTGCCCAACGGCACGACCCGCGCCTGGCCCGCCTACGGCCGGCCCGCCGCGACGTTCCGCACCAGGGCCGTGGACACGCTCGCACCCACCATCAGCAGGCTGCGCACGATCTCCCTGCCCGACGGCACGGCCCGGGTCAGCTGGCAGACCTCCGAGCCGTCGGACTCGCTGGTCAGCTTCGGGCAGACCGCGCTCCCGCTGCTGGGAGCCGAGACCCGGCGCGACGGCGAGCTGGTGCGGCGGCACACGGTCGTGCTGACCGGCCTCGACCCGAGCGCGGCGTACTGGCTGTCGGCGGAGTCGGCCGACGCCGCCGGGAACAGCGCCTCCACCTCGGTGGTCGCGCTGGACACCGGCAAGGCCGGGGTCGCGCTGCAGTCGAGCCAGTTCCTCACCGGGACGCTCAGCGGCGACCTGCGGCTCGGCGACGGCGGGTTCGGCGCGCTGACCCTGCCGGGCGGCGGGCGCGGCACGTTCGAGTCCACCACCCAGGACTCGCGGCTGAAGGGCGACTGGCGCCAGGCGCTCGTCGAGGACTCCGGCGCCACCGGGGCGCGCACCGTCGTGGCCGTTCGCACCGGCAGCTCACCGGAGCCCAACGGCTCGTGGACCGGCTGGCGGACCGTCGCGACCGACGGCTCGACCTTCCGCTCCCCCGGCCGCTACCTGCAGTTCCGGGTCACGATGGTCGCGCCGACGGGCACGGCGTACTCCGTCACCGCCGTCGGCTTCACCCACGACGGCACCCCGCCGGAGGTGGTCGGCGAGGGCGACTAG
- a CDS encoding VOC family protein yields the protein MRALHHLDLWVGDPVVAAAEWGWLLGELEWDVSDDGRSWAHPDGTYLFMERSPDQVDAPFDRMRAGINHLAFTVEDRTLLDRMRAESSSHGWHELFADRYPHAGGDQHTALYLESSEGFEVEIVLAG from the coding sequence ATGCGGGCCCTCCACCACCTCGACCTGTGGGTCGGCGACCCCGTCGTCGCTGCTGCCGAGTGGGGGTGGCTGCTCGGCGAGCTCGAGTGGGACGTCTCCGACGACGGCCGCTCCTGGGCGCACCCCGACGGGACCTACCTGTTCATGGAGCGCTCCCCGGACCAGGTCGACGCGCCGTTCGACCGGATGCGCGCCGGCATCAACCATCTCGCCTTCACCGTCGAGGACCGCACGCTCCTCGACCGGATGCGCGCGGAGTCCTCCTCGCACGGCTGGCACGAACTGTTCGCCGATCGCTACCCGCACGCCGGCGGCGACCAGCACACGGCGCTCTACCTCGAGAGCTCCGAGGGCTTCGAGGTCGAGATCGTTCTCGCTGGTTGA
- a CDS encoding ROK family transcriptional regulator, with the protein MRHHRTDAAPGSTSTLRTANQQRVLDVLRSGSAPGPTADLTGGDFTQAELARVTGLAPATVSNIVRELVASGLVETEAGSGRRGSAIRLARAAGIVGGVDFGHSHVAVAIGDLTGRLLAEERQPLEQGHAHIEALRLASSMLDAMTSKFDPAGPIRHIGLGLPAPVTNDVVRSSAIFPGWDGVNTRAAAEEHFGIPVHVENDANLGALAEHRQGVARGHDSSVFVKISSGVGAGIIIHNELFHGSGGTAGEIGHLTLDDAGPLCRCGSRGCLEAYASTGTVLAMMAGQLPDATLDDLLDAARTGNVSAQRALEDAGLHLGKGIASVVNLINPSVVVIGGDMARAGDLLLESARIGLRRHALDSVALTPILASELGERASLVGAVLLAAERTVLVVEHA; encoded by the coding sequence ATGCGTCATCACCGCACCGACGCGGCGCCCGGGTCGACCTCCACGCTGCGTACGGCGAACCAGCAGCGGGTGCTCGACGTACTCCGCAGCGGGTCCGCCCCGGGCCCCACGGCGGACCTCACCGGGGGCGACTTCACCCAGGCCGAGCTGGCCCGGGTGACGGGCCTGGCCCCGGCCACGGTCTCCAACATCGTGCGGGAGCTGGTCGCGTCCGGGCTGGTCGAGACCGAGGCCGGCAGCGGCCGACGGGGGTCGGCGATCCGGCTGGCCCGCGCCGCGGGCATCGTGGGAGGCGTCGACTTCGGGCACAGCCACGTCGCCGTGGCGATCGGCGACCTGACCGGACGTCTGCTCGCCGAGGAACGCCAGCCCCTCGAGCAGGGCCACGCCCACATCGAGGCCCTCCGGCTCGCCTCGTCCATGCTCGACGCGATGACCTCGAAGTTCGACCCTGCCGGACCCATCCGCCACATCGGCCTGGGCCTGCCCGCGCCGGTCACCAACGACGTGGTCCGCTCCTCCGCGATCTTCCCCGGCTGGGACGGCGTCAACACGCGGGCCGCCGCCGAGGAGCACTTCGGGATCCCCGTGCACGTCGAGAACGACGCCAACCTCGGCGCGCTCGCCGAGCACCGCCAGGGCGTCGCGCGCGGCCACGACAGCTCGGTCTTCGTGAAGATCTCCTCCGGCGTCGGCGCCGGCATCATCATCCACAACGAGCTGTTCCACGGCTCGGGAGGCACCGCCGGCGAGATCGGCCACCTCACCCTCGACGACGCCGGCCCGCTGTGCCGCTGCGGGAGCCGCGGCTGCCTCGAGGCCTACGCCTCCACCGGCACCGTGCTCGCCATGATGGCCGGCCAGCTTCCCGACGCGACGCTCGACGACCTGCTCGACGCGGCCCGCACCGGCAACGTGTCGGCCCAGCGCGCCCTCGAGGATGCCGGGCTCCACCTCGGCAAGGGCATCGCCTCGGTGGTCAACCTGATCAATCCCTCGGTCGTCGTCATCGGCGGCGACATGGCGCGCGCAGGCGACCTCCTGCTGGAGTCCGCCCGGATCGGCCTGCGCCGGCACGCGCTCGACTCGGTCGCGCTCACCCCGATCCTGGCCAGCGAGCTCGGGGAACGCGCCTCGCTCGTGGGCGCCGTGCTGCTGGCCGCGGAGCGGACGGTCCTCGTCGTCGAGCACGCCTGA